A single region of the Brassica rapa cultivar Chiifu-401-42 chromosome A03, CAAS_Brap_v3.01, whole genome shotgun sequence genome encodes:
- the LOC103855940 gene encoding CTD small phosphatase-like protein 2 isoform X1: MEDDGSPSSSSSSSRDLDAQNPYDRLLALNTSPVDSNCNLDSVSAIYLAMTTSSKLECVDERGQDSLITSVCNMEDEEEDEEELDEFDPYLFIKNLPNLSSVVPTFRPVLLPKQTRSCPPISLVLDLDETLVHSTLEPCDEVDFTFPVHFNEEEHTVYVRCRPHLQEFMERVSRLFEIIIFTASQSIYAEQLLNVLDPKRKLFRHRVYRDSCVFFDGNYLKDLSVLGRDLSRVIIVDNSPQAFGFQVENGVPIESWFNDPSDKELLHLLPFLESLIGAEDVRPMIAKKFNLKEKIEAAVDVPEYPAEAGDPFER, from the exons ATGGAAGACGATggctctccttcttcttcttcttcttcttctcgagATTTGGATGCACAGAACCCTTATGATCGATTGCTTGCTCTAAATACAAGTCCCGTTGATTCAAATTGTAACTTGGATTCGGTTTCTGCTATTTATCTAGCGATGACGACAAGCTCAAAGCTGGAGTGCGTCGATGAGCGCGGCCAAGACTCCCTCATAACCTCCGTATGCAACATGGAGGACGAAGAAGAGGACGAGGAAGAGCTCGACGAGTTCGATCCTTACCTCTTCATCAAAAACTTACCCAACTTGTCCTCCGTTGTCCCTACTTTCAGACCCGTCTTGCTTCCTAAACAGACCCGAAGCTGCCCTCCCATCTCCCTAGTCCTAGACCTCGACG AAACTCTTGTGCACTCTACTCTAGAACCCTGTGACGAGGTGGATTTCACATTCCCTGTGCATTTCAATGAAGAAGAGCACACGGTGTACGTGCGTTGCCGTCCTCACCTACAAGAGTTTATGGAGAGAGTGTCCCGTCTCTTCGAGATCATTATTTTCACAGCTAGCCAGAGTATCTACGCCGAGCAGCTTCTGAATGTGCTTGACCCTAAGAGGAAGCTCTTTCGCCATAGAGTGTACCGTGACTCGTGTGTTTTCTTTGACGGTAACTACCTCAAGGACTTGTCTGTCCTTGGACGCGACTTATCTCGTGTGATCATCGTCGATAACTCCCCACAG GCATTTGGGTTTCAAGTGGAGAACGGTGTGCCGATAGAGAGCTGGTTTAACGACCCGTCAGATAAAGAACTCCTTCACTTGCTACCGTTTCTTGAAAGCTTAATAGGAGCTGAAGATGTGAGGCCCATGATCGCCAAGAAGTTCAATCTAAAGGAAAAGATTGAGGCAGCTGTAGATGTACCCGAGTATCCTGCTGAGGCAGGTGATCCTTTCGAAAGGTAA
- the LOC103855940 gene encoding CTD small phosphatase-like protein 2 isoform X2 produces MTTSSKLECVDERGQDSLITSVCNMEDEEEDEEELDEFDPYLFIKNLPNLSSVVPTFRPVLLPKQTRSCPPISLVLDLDETLVHSTLEPCDEVDFTFPVHFNEEEHTVYVRCRPHLQEFMERVSRLFEIIIFTASQSIYAEQLLNVLDPKRKLFRHRVYRDSCVFFDGNYLKDLSVLGRDLSRVIIVDNSPQAFGFQVENGVPIESWFNDPSDKELLHLLPFLESLIGAEDVRPMIAKKFNLKEKIEAAVDVPEYPAEAGDPFER; encoded by the exons ATGACGACAAGCTCAAAGCTGGAGTGCGTCGATGAGCGCGGCCAAGACTCCCTCATAACCTCCGTATGCAACATGGAGGACGAAGAAGAGGACGAGGAAGAGCTCGACGAGTTCGATCCTTACCTCTTCATCAAAAACTTACCCAACTTGTCCTCCGTTGTCCCTACTTTCAGACCCGTCTTGCTTCCTAAACAGACCCGAAGCTGCCCTCCCATCTCCCTAGTCCTAGACCTCGACG AAACTCTTGTGCACTCTACTCTAGAACCCTGTGACGAGGTGGATTTCACATTCCCTGTGCATTTCAATGAAGAAGAGCACACGGTGTACGTGCGTTGCCGTCCTCACCTACAAGAGTTTATGGAGAGAGTGTCCCGTCTCTTCGAGATCATTATTTTCACAGCTAGCCAGAGTATCTACGCCGAGCAGCTTCTGAATGTGCTTGACCCTAAGAGGAAGCTCTTTCGCCATAGAGTGTACCGTGACTCGTGTGTTTTCTTTGACGGTAACTACCTCAAGGACTTGTCTGTCCTTGGACGCGACTTATCTCGTGTGATCATCGTCGATAACTCCCCACAG GCATTTGGGTTTCAAGTGGAGAACGGTGTGCCGATAGAGAGCTGGTTTAACGACCCGTCAGATAAAGAACTCCTTCACTTGCTACCGTTTCTTGAAAGCTTAATAGGAGCTGAAGATGTGAGGCCCATGATCGCCAAGAAGTTCAATCTAAAGGAAAAGATTGAGGCAGCTGTAGATGTACCCGAGTATCCTGCTGAGGCAGGTGATCCTTTCGAAAGGTAA